Genomic DNA from Oncorhynchus clarkii lewisi isolate Uvic-CL-2024 chromosome 5, UVic_Ocla_1.0, whole genome shotgun sequence:
atttttttccgCAGACATTACCAGCAAAGGTATCTGTAATATGATTACCATAATTTTTCTGGTAACGTAACTGATTACAGTTACAGTTTTTTTGTAGTCggattactccccaaccctgctgaTCACAACCTAATATTCAGTTACCTCATCAATATAGTGAACTGACTCAAAAGTGATATTGGAAGTGATATTAGAATAAAATATAAAAGAGAAATATGACAGACACTGTTTTAATATTGTGGTTTTGTTTTTTATTCAAATAacttatatttttttacagtaaaAAACATCACAAATCAGATAACAGTAGAAATATATTGCACAGTTTTTCATAATTTGTTGGTCTTATCAAACAGAATATTTAACacagagacaacagaacagagtagaaacaAATCAATAGAATAAATACTCAGTTCCCATAAACATTCAAAAAACATGTAGAAAACATGCCTAGTCATGAACACAGTGTTAGACATTGATGCAGTAGACTGGGACACTATAACAGTGTGTCTTTGATTGCAAATGTCCAACTTGTCAATGCATCCTTTATCACCCTTCCTTCAGCCCACTCTGTGTCTCTGTACGTTCACTGATGATAGTCGACATCTTGTGTTGATATTGCCATCACAGTCCTTGTTCAAGTCTCATCTTCCATCCTCATGGGGTAtcatttttctctttctctccttcagaGCTTTATGGTGATTGACTCTCATCATCTTTCAGAGTAGCTGGCACCAGAACCTCTGGTTCATGACGAGACATTCGTCCATCTGTACAATTCCCGTCTTGAGGCTTCACGCACGGTCAATGCTCATGGGCGATGCATTCATTTTCTTATTTAAAATTTTAGACGACCACAGTAGGTCCTCTATTACTAATTCACGCCTTCTTGGAGATGGATGTGCACTTTGCATGGAGCTGGCTGATCAGGTCTTTGTAAGCTGGGGAACGAAGGAAGCGAGGGTAGCAGTCCTTGGCCATGAGAAGGTAGATCCTATGCTGGGCCATGTCGAAACAGGATGTAGATGGATCTTTCAGGTTGGCCCTGGTGATGTCACGAGTCTCGTGGTCAATGTTCACCTGGAGAGAgataatggagagagggaggttagtcATCTGCTGCAGTTTGAAGGAAGGttttttattttcacttttgAGTTATAATTAAGATTATTGCAAATTCCATAGGTGAGGGAGAGTAAAGTAAGCTGTTGAGGGATGCATACCTCTCGGGGTGCGTCGGTGCAGATGAACTCATCATAGATTCTCTGGGCTTTTGCCGCCAGCTTGGCAGCAGACTTAGTGCTCCTGAAGTCCTCACAGGCAACGTAGAATGCAATGTTCTCCTCACTGAACTCTGACACCAGGAAAGCTGTAAAGGCCATCAGTCCgtctgatgaagagagagagaaagagcgaaagagaTTCATATTGGTACAGTGCAATAACAATGATGCTGTGCAGTGGGCTATCCTAGCATCTGTGTCATTGCATtatctgctgtgtgtctgtacacgtgtatgcatgtgtctataTCTTGTGGTATAGCCACCAGCACAGTGCCAGCACGTGTGTTCTAATCTACAGTAGCGGCTGTGTGATGTGGTGAGGATCAAGTCTTCTCTTATCTTCGTAATTAGCGAGCTCCCAGTAATACTGGGGCTAAAATCTGGGGCTAAAATTGGACAAATGTCCCACTCTAATCTTAAAGGATTATTTATGTCGGAACTAGGTTAATCGTGTATATGTTTGCATGTATTTTTGCAGTGTCTTCAGAGTAAGGTTTACTTACGTTTACTGGACAACAGCTTTTCGAAAGACTCTTTCCACCTCATACATTGTTCCAGAGTAGGTCTAGTTTTGCCTATTTTGCAGCTTGCTAGACTCCAGTCGGGTTTTTGCAGAAAGCTGCCCAGCTTTGCTTTTAGTTCCTTggccctagagagagagaataacatcATAGGTTAGATAAATACTCCACAAGCCCTTGAATTGTGTCCTTGTTCAGCACAATATTTTGCTACAAACTAGTCACACAAAAATCTAGACACGTCTCCGTGCTGCAAGGTCTAAATTTAGAATCTATCAAAACCGCCTTCACTTTCACCATTACAAAAGCTACAACACCCAATAATGATCCCCTTTAATCCTCTAATCCATATGCCAGAGACAGCAACAGTAAACCTGTGGATGGTAAAAAAATTGTTCTATATACCTTTCCAGGCAGGTGGTAGGCAGTAATGCTAGTCCTTTGCACATAGTTGCTGTGGATGATAGAGAGCGATAGCAAGATAGGTAGATGTGTAGCAGCTGAACTGATATCAACAGAGTGTGTCTGCATTGAGGGAGCAGAGAGCTTTTATCCTCCAGCCTGCGACTCATCATCAGCCTGCTCAGCCAATGACACGGCCTGAGgactctgcgtgtgtgtgtgagagagagagagagagatatggagagagagatagggaaggagGAAAAGGAATaggaagggatggagggtggaaaggaaggaaggagagagaacgagagagggatagagaggagagagggagcgagagatggagggaggatgaaGCTGGGAAATGACTGTGTGACCTAATGATAAAAgcttctgatatttttttatatatatttttcgacATCCCTGAAATCACACGTCCTTCATGTTGTTTGTTTTCTTTCTGCTCCCTGAAAACATGTTATTGTCTAATTGAACACAATTAATCTCCCACTTACATGGGCCAgtgggtatttgtgtgtgtgtgtccatttcagggtgtgtgtgcatccattcatgtgtgtgcgtgcatgtgttcaGTTCATGTGTGGCAGTGCATACTAACCATAAGGAAGAGGTGCCAACATGTGCACGGTTATATCCGCCACCTGTTGGATGTCAGCACAATTATTATGCTCTTCCTTTGTCTGCTGTATTTTtgttaacctttatttgactaggcaaagTCTGGGGCAGCTGTTTggtctgctgttaatgatcaCTGcttggacacaaacacacaggagatAACAGGGGAGATAAGATGAGAATACAGTAATAATACTACATCTTACAACGGTAGGAATTACCCCTCAACAAAGATGATCTCATAGATATAAAAAGTCCAGGGCCTGTTTCAGGGAAGGAAATGTGGTTTGATTATTTTGTCAAGTTTAATGCTCATCACAACATTTGATTGGATAAACAACACCAGTAAAAATGATTTTTACTAagcataccatggatcattttgTTACTTGATTTTGAATTTTTGGACCCCTGTAGGTATACATTTTTCTTACTTTCTTATTTGAATAAACATTGAATttgaccttactgctattagcccatagaaacacatttaaTAACATATTTAGACATGGCAAACAGATAGTCAAAAAATAGATCAGAAAGAAGTTTGTGTGGAAGTGTCTCTCCTATATCTGAGTGATATAAGTCAGGAAAcagttttggcatgggtcctcagatcctcaaaaggttctacagctgaaccatcgagaggaaggccctaaaatgtcaaagactccagctaccctattcatagactgttctctctgctaccgcacggcaagcggtaccggagcgccaagtcaggGTCCAAaaagcttcttaacagcttctaccccaaagccataatactcctgaacagctaatcaaagggctacccagacccctcttttacgctgctgctactctctgtttataatctatgcatagtcactttaactctacctacatgtactgtacatattacctcaattacctcaagtAACCGGTGTCCCCgcttattgactctgtactggaactccctgtatacagcctcgcttgttattttactgctgctgtttaattatttgttgcttttattttctattttcatttttttttttttacttattaaaaaaacttcttaaagcattgttggttaagggcttgtaagtaagaatttcaatGTCAGGTctacgacacctgttgtatttggtgcatgtgacaaataaaattggatttgatttgatatgtataTAATTCGACCCATGTTTAACCCCTTTTTTGGGGCACTAAACTACTTCCATATAATATAATTCCATAAATTGTTTTAACTGGTACTAGGCCACCTTGTGATGCTTGTGGGCGTCttagagcaaaacaaccaacatgtactgtatgtgttcatgcgagtctcatctttccatagaggggacATATTAGTTTGGAGCAGTTTGGAGCTTCAGACGTTTCTGTGAAAAGACCAATTTTCGggacatctcctgctctgacaaacactgctgtagctctTGCACCGTCCACTGCAGATGCAGAAGGCCGACAtcggcggatgcggtggattgagatgcagcccatgcaaaaacagatatctctagctacCTCTTAGATGTAACTGCGTGGTTCTGGTACCGGTTCCGACTGACCAACATTTACGCTTACAAATTGATCTGTGGATTATAAATTGATCTGTAGATCGAAATGGTTTGCATTTAGCAatagccctggttcccacagACTAGTAGTCTTTTTTTCTGAGCCTGTGTGACATAGGATGTGAAATATGAAACCACTTGAAGCTGGCATGTCCCTTCTACCATTTTGCTTGCTCTTCCaactgtccatcaactcctgaCTGAACCCTACAACACAGCCACTGACAAAGCACATACCTGCAATCGTTACATTGTAACAAGAGAGTGTGGTTTCATCATGATAGCACATTCATAGATCAATTTACAGCCATTAATCATAAATAATTAGTAGATTGTAAACACAAAAACGGAAGACGAGTTACTAACGAGTTCAGGAAGCAAAGCAGGAGCTCTGTGAGACGTTCACAGCGATGGGGAAGACATTTTGATCAAGACAGAGCTTTAGAAAATATGCAGATGTTCTCTAACTAaacataaaatatgtattttacaatTATAAGTATGGTGAAATCTTATTGTCATTTTATATTTTGATTATGCTATATTTAGAAAGTGACTATACCTCAGCAATGtattactattttttttaaatcagaaagGTGATATTTTAACCTTTCTTTGAGTATGCAGTATtgctagttattgtttatggccctctcatgatAAATTATTCCTTTTGGGGATTACGTAGATTCcattttcgattacatttagTTACGTTTAACTGGTTTTAAACAGATGGATATagatgtttttttattattattatgctaattagatttccgcaTTGACTTTAGGGGGTTTAAAAAATAATGCTCAGGTACTATTTAAATGAAAGTAAAACAATATAATAAAAAAGCTTCAGAAGGGTTCTAAGTAGAACCTTCTTACCTTCCAAAAATCATCAAAGAATAATTTCTTCCAAAAAAGGTTCTTAGGATTTtaaaggttctaggtagaaccctttgccttacaaagaacccttttggaaacaCTTATTTCTAGGAGTATCTTCATAACGTCGTCAGATAGATGCATCATTTGTATTACCCATCCTTCTTATACGATCATAGAGAAAATAAACACTTGACTGTGCAATACACAAACATAATGACTGCACAATGCACAAATGCAATTTTTTATTGCAGCATTAATCAAGGTTAGTTTGCATTGATGAGGATGATTCACCTGCATCATCAGTGTATGGCTCATAAAATAGACCATGGGGACTGTATGGGTATACCACGGGGAACATTCTGGTAAAAGACCATTCAATTTAATATGAGGGAATAAAAGGTCTCTCCGTTTCCTAGAAAGGCCTGGGAGAACctgtccacacacagacacacagttatcATTGTGATGTCATCACACACAAAGGCCTGTCTGTTCTAACATCGGAGAACGAAGGAGGGAAGAAGTGTCTGGAAGGAAATAATACTGTGCTTGTTGTGTAAGGTGTGGGAATTACAAAAGGAACTCTCCGGAAGCTGTGAAGAAGCTGTCCTTGAGGTCTGACGCTGTCTTCTCTAAGGTTGGGGTTGCCTGGGTGATGTAAGCTACGGTACTTTCTTCTATTCTTTACTTGGGAGCTATTTTCTCAAGGAGGAGGTGTGGAGGGAGGACATAGCCCTCTGTATTTTCTTTCCaaatctctctttctatctgtcaTGCTGCACCTTCtcagatgtgtttttttttgcaggTAAATGTGCCACTCATGATTTAATTGGCAATTTAATTGACACTGAAACATCACACTAGGAAAAACTACCAGAGAATAAGAGTTATTCTTTCCCCTACAATGCATCTCCTCCTGTAACATACTCTACATAGAAGCTTACAGCACTGGCATATACACAAGTAATTCAAGATTTATGCTAggataatgttttttttatagaGGTGAAGTTACTGGAAGGCAAACCATATAAGGGATGCTTTACCCAGGTCTAGTAGCAGTTCGTAGTAGCCTTTCAGTCTTTGGTTGGGATTCTGAAAATATACACAAGCAACTGATACTCTGCAACAGTTAGATGCTCAATATAACACACTCACAAAGATCTGATTTGTTAGAAGATCCCCTGATAAGGACCTATTCTGGGTATACAGTACCCTAACCCTGCAGACAAGATATGACCCAAAGATATACGTTCACAAAACAGACAGTCATTGAGAAGGACTGTCACACATAATTTCATGCCTCCAAAGGGAAATATTAATTGAAAGCATCTTTCTTCTTTTATCAATTCTGTTCTGGTCTTCCATGGAATGTTCTTGATAATCTCCTTACTTAGCTTCTCTGAACAGGTTTGCTGGCGTTTTGTAGTTTTCCTGTGTAGCAGCTGAGGGTGTCATTCTGCGCCAAATAACCATCTGTTTACCTAACTGTATAAGTTCATCAATGCATTAATAATTTTTTATCATCCTGAGGTTTTTTGGCCACCGCAAAGCCGAACAACACTGCAAAAAACCTGAATTGACATTTCAGTTCAGGGCGGAATACAGTATCACAAAAGTTTTATCTGTGGTAATTATTCTTCTCTCCTTGTGTGACACCATGAGGGGTAGCCGTTGAGGACAAGTACCTTACAGTACCTCTCCGTACCTTCTTAGTCACATTTGGTCTCAGACCACCTGACCTCACCTTTCTTAGGAGCTAGGTATCATCATTCTACATTACGCAGCCCATAGGTATTACAACATATTCTACGTTACCTACCCCTGGGTATCATAATTCTACATTACCTAGCCCCTTGGTATAATTACTCTACCTTATGTAGCCCCTAGGTATCATCAGTCTACCTTATGTAGCTCCTAGGTATCATTACTATACATTATGTAGCCCAGTTGGGATAATCACTCTACCTTATGTAGCCCCTTAGGTATCATCACTCTACCTTATGAAGCCCCAAGGTATAATCACTCTACCTTATGTAGCCACTAAGTATCATCACTCTGCCTTATGTAGCCTCTAGGTATCCTCGCTCTACCTTATGTAGCCCCTAGGTATCATCACTCTACCTTATGAAGCCCCAAGGTATAATCACTCTACCTTATGTAGTTCCTTGGTATAATCACTCTGCCTTATGAAGCCCCAAGGTATAATCACACTACCTTATGTAGTTCCTTGGTATAATCACTCAACCTTATGTAGCCTCTAGGTATTATACACCACATATTATTATTACCTAACACAGCCCCTACATAAAGTATCTCACTCTACCTTATGTAGCCCCTAGGTATCATCACTCTACCTTATGAAGCCCCAAGGTATAATCACTCTACCTTATGTAGTTCCTTGGTATAATCACTCTACCTTATGTAGTTCCTTGGTATAATCACTCAACCTTATGTAGTTCCTTGGGATAATCACTCTACCTTATGTAGTTCCTTGGTATAATCACTCAACCTTATGTAGCCTCTAGGTATTATACACCACATATTATTATTACCTAACACAGCCTCTACATAAAGTATCTCACTCTACCTTAACTAGCCCCTAGGTATAATCATTCTACCTTACCTAGTCCCTTGGTATCATAATTCACTCCAATGTAGCTCCTTGTATCTCATTCTATCATAGCCTTCTCCAGATCTCCCACTAAGCCTTATATGGCAGCTCCATTTGGATCCAGCTGGGAGGGATGCTTTAGTTATTAGGTATTGGATGGGCGGTCGAGACAAATTGTTTGATCACTGCTAGCTCATTCTGGGTCGCAGCTGAAGACAAGGCTGGAACGTTAAAGCATTTTTTGGTTTATTGGGTCATGAAAATATTATAAAGCCTTTTTGGACACGAATGGGGAGTGCTTTCATGAAGTCTAATGTACTTAATGTGTTTGTTACAGTCGAACCCcattcaatatatatatttttcttaaatTCAAAGTAAAGTTTTTGCTAGCAACATAGGAGAGTTTAGCTCCCTCTCCCTTGGACAACATATTTTTCTTTATGTGGCCCCAAAGGGGCTTCCGCTACACAAACATCAATAATTGATTGCATTGATgtaaaccaatcagcattcatcaCCAAGAGtactttctgtctcttctctatcAAGGGTACTTTCTGTCCTTGCATGGTCATTCAAAAAAAATAAACTGTCACTCACCTCAGCTAGCAACAGAAACAGTTCAGTGTTTCCATCTTAACACAGATGTAACAAAATCCACAGGCATAAATTTATATAatagtgtgtctctctgtctcctgcaaaACCATGGTTTCCCTAGCAACTTGTGTGAATTGCCCAGTGGTGTGGTGAGTGTTCTGAAGGCCAGCAGCAGGCACCATAATGCCTGTGAAATCCGGTAAATAAGAAGTGTGTGtggggatatgtgtgtgtgtgtgtgtgtgtttccgtgtgtgtgtgtgtgtgtgtgcagtgtccGTGTCCTGGAATATAGTTCACTTCAGTTCAATGCCACCGGAAAGGCCCACAATGGTTCCCGGCAGCACAGACAATTTTTTAATGTTTGTTAGTTTTTGAGGACTTCTAGTCAACAGCAAGCAAAGGG
This window encodes:
- the LOC139410215 gene encoding regulator of G-protein signaling 5-like; this encodes MCKGLALLPTTCLERAKELKAKLGSFLQKPDWSLASCKIGKTRPTLEQCMRWKESFEKLLSSKHGLMAFTAFLVSEFSEENIAFYVACEDFRSTKSAAKLAAKAQRIYDEFICTDAPREVNIDHETRDITRANLKDPSTSCFDMAQHRIYLLMAKDCYPRFLRSPAYKDLISQLHAKCTSISKKA